The sequence CATGAATTTAATATTCCTGTGGTGATTGACGGTGCTCAGGCAGTTCATTTCATGAAAGTAGATGTACAGGAACTGGATTGTGATTTCTATGCCTTTTCTGGTCATAAAATGTTTGGCCCTACTGGAATTGGAATTTTGTACGGAAAAGAAGCTTTGCTTAATGAAATGAACCCCTACCAAGGCGGAGGAGATATGATAAAAACAGTATCTTTTGAAAAGACTATTTACAATGAAATTCCGCATAAATTTGAGGCCGGCACCCCAAACATTGAAGCAGGAATAGCACTTGGAGCAGCTATCGATTATATCAATTCTATTGGCATTGAAAACATTCATGCACAGGAGAAAGAATTGCTCGAATATGCCACAAAAAAATTAACTGCAATTGAAGGACTCCAAATAATTGGAAGGGCGAAAGAAAAATCAGGCGTTATTTCTTTTATTGTAAATGGCCTTCACCCATACGACATTGGAGTGATATTGGACAAATTAGGAATTGCAATACGCACAGGCCATCATTGCACACAACCCTTAATGGAACGTTTAAATTTACCTGGAACTGCACGTGCTTCCTTCGCTTTTTACAATACCATAAATGAAGTGGATACGTTAGTTAAAGGAATAGAAAAAGCAATACAAATGTTAAAATAAGGGGAAGCTTACCCTTTAAAAAGAATTGGAAATGTCTATAAATGAAATACAGCAGGAGATAATTGAGGAGTTTTCCTTTTTTGAGGATTGGATGGAAAAATATGAACACATTATTGATCTTGGAAAATCCTTACCCTTGATTAAAGATGAATTTAAAACTGAAGAAAGGCTGATAAAAGGGTGTCAATCCAGGGTATGGCTTCATTCTGAGATGAAAGATGGAA comes from Bacteroidota bacterium and encodes:
- a CDS encoding cysteine desulfurase, which produces MDIEKTRKDFPILSTLVNGKPLVYLDNAATSQKPQQVIDVITNYYTKQNSNIHRGVHYLSQCATEAFEDSREKIRAFINAPQAKQIIFTKGTTDAINLIATGYGRKFIGKGDQVIISAMEHHSNIVPWQMLCEEKQASLKIIPINEKGEIIFEAFEKMLNPKVKLISICHVSNALGTINPVKEIIQKAHEFNIPVVIDGAQAVHFMKVDVQELDCDFYAFSGHKMFGPTGIGILYGKEALLNEMNPYQGGGDMIKTVSFEKTIYNEIPHKFEAGTPNIEAGIALGAAIDYINSIGIENIHAQEKELLEYATKKLTAIEGLQIIGRAKEKSGVISFIVNGLHPYDIGVILDKLGIAIRTGHHCTQPLMERLNLPGTARASFAFYNTINEVDTLVKGIEKAIQMLK